Proteins co-encoded in one Xiphophorus couchianus chromosome 3, X_couchianus-1.0, whole genome shotgun sequence genomic window:
- the ddc gene encoding aromatic-L-amino-acid decarboxylase isoform X3, producing MVADMLCGAIGCIGFSWAASPACTELETVMLDWLGKMLHLPESFIAGTHGHGGGVIQGTASEATLMSLLAARCKTIRQILVTDSKKSESEILSKLVAYTSDQAHSSVERAALIGAVMMRKVPTDEHYAVREEMLRKMVEEDKAAGLIPFYFCATLGTTPSCAFDHIMELGPLCNKENMWMHIDAAYAGSAFICPEFRPLLNGIEYADSFNFNPHKLLLVNFDCSAMWVKKRADIIGAFKMEPLYLKHENQESGLVTDYRHWQIPLGRRFRSLKLWFVFRMYGLKGLQAHIRKQVALAKEFESLVRADKRFEICAEVVLGLVCFRLKGSNELNQNLLKKITKSRELHLVPCQLSGRFVLRFAICARRTESRHIQQAWRHITQLAFELLQEQPH from the exons ATGGTGGCTGATATGCTGTGTGGGGCCATCGGCTGCATTGGATTTTCCTGG GCTGCCAGTCCAGCCTGCACCGAGCTGGAGACAGTGATGTTAGACTGGCTTGGGAAGATGCTGCATCTGCCTGAGAGTTTTATAGCCGGGACACATGGCCATGGAGGTGGTGTTATTCAG GGCACAGCCAGTGAAGCGACCCTGATGTCCTTGCTCGCTGCCCGATGTAAAACGATCCGACAGATCTTGGTGACAGACTCTAAAAAGTCTGAATCTGAAATCCTCTCTAAACTGGTGGCATATACCTCTGACCAG GCTCATTCCTCTGTGGAGCGGGCCGCCCTGATTGGAGCAGTAATGATGAGGAAGGTTCCTACTGACGAACACTACGCTGTTAGAGAGGAAATGCTGAGGAAGATGGTGGAGGAAGACAAAGCAGCTGGTCTCATCCCTTTCTAT ttttgcGCGACTCTTGGGACCACACCATCATGTGCATTTGATCATATCATGGAGCTGGGACCGCTTT GTAATAAGGAAAACATGTGGATGCACATTGATGCAGCTTATGCTGGGAGTGCCTTTATTTGTCCTGAATTTAGGCCTTTACTGAATGGCATTGAG tatgCAGACTCTTTCAACTTCAACCCACACAAATTGCTTTTAGTCAACTTTGACTGTTCTGCAATGTG GGTGAAGAAGAGGGCAGACATCATTGGAGCTTTTAAAATGGAACCTCTCTACCTGAAGCATGAAAACCAAGAGTCAG GTCTGGTCACAGATTACAGA CACTGGCAGATTCCACTGGGAAGAAGATTTCGCTCTCTGAAGTTGTGGTTTGTGTTTCGAATGTACGGGCTGAAAGGCCTGCAAGCTCACATACGAAAG CAAGTGGCGCTGGCAAAAGAGTTTGAGAGCCTGGTAAGAGCAGACAAGAGGTTTGAGATCTGTGCTGAAGTTGTTCTCGGACTGGTCTGCTTCAGACTTAAG GGCTCCAATGAGCTGAACCAGAACTTACTTAAAAAGATCACGAAGAGCAGAGAGCTCCACCTGGTGCCCTGCCAGCTCTCCGGGCGCTTCGTCCTGCGCTTCGCCATCTGTGCACGCAGGACTGAGTCGCGCCACATCCAGCAAGCATGGCGCCACATCACACAGCTAGCTTTTGAGCTTCTGCAGGAGCAGCCACATTGA
- the ddc gene encoding aromatic-L-amino-acid decarboxylase isoform X2: MDAAEFRRRGKEMVDYVADYLENIEQRPVYPDLEPGYLRSLIPTEAPLEPESYEEIMHDVERVIMPGITHWHSPNFFAYFPAASSYPAMVADMLCGAIGCIGFSWAASPACTELETVMLDWLGKMLHLPESFIAGTHGHGGGVIQGTASEATLMSLLAARCKTIRQILVTDSKKSESEILSKLVAYTSDQAHSSVERAALIGAVMMRKVPTDEHYAVREEMLRKMVEEDKAAGLIPFYFCATLGTTPSCAFDHIMELGPLCNKENMWMHIDAAYAGSAFICPEFRPLLNGIEYADSFNFNPHKLLLVNFDCSAMWVKKRADIIGAFKMEPLYLKHENQESGLVTDYRHWQIPLGRRFRSLKLWFVFRMYGLKGLQAHIRKQHFLPSLTALLLVFSFKSFTAECLALCVPFSPPPPPSGLLRQSNEPVSCLFSILDKVAASEKNYCSYVQIRRKIVATLF; encoded by the exons ATGGATGCAGCAGAGTTCCGACGCAGAGGCAAGGAGATGGTTGACTACGTGGCAGACTACTTGGAAAACATAGAACAGCGACCAGTGTACCCGGATCTGGAACCAGGATATCTCCGTTCTTTAATCCCCACTGAGGCCCCACTTGAGCCTGAGAGTTATGAGGAAATAATGCACGATGTGGAGAGGGTCATAATGCCAGGG ATCACCCACTGGCACAGCCCAAACTTCTTTGCTTACTTTCCAGCAGCTTCCTCCTACCCCGCTATGGTGGCTGATATGCTGTGTGGGGCCATCGGCTGCATTGGATTTTCCTGG GCTGCCAGTCCAGCCTGCACCGAGCTGGAGACAGTGATGTTAGACTGGCTTGGGAAGATGCTGCATCTGCCTGAGAGTTTTATAGCCGGGACACATGGCCATGGAGGTGGTGTTATTCAG GGCACAGCCAGTGAAGCGACCCTGATGTCCTTGCTCGCTGCCCGATGTAAAACGATCCGACAGATCTTGGTGACAGACTCTAAAAAGTCTGAATCTGAAATCCTCTCTAAACTGGTGGCATATACCTCTGACCAG GCTCATTCCTCTGTGGAGCGGGCCGCCCTGATTGGAGCAGTAATGATGAGGAAGGTTCCTACTGACGAACACTACGCTGTTAGAGAGGAAATGCTGAGGAAGATGGTGGAGGAAGACAAAGCAGCTGGTCTCATCCCTTTCTAT ttttgcGCGACTCTTGGGACCACACCATCATGTGCATTTGATCATATCATGGAGCTGGGACCGCTTT GTAATAAGGAAAACATGTGGATGCACATTGATGCAGCTTATGCTGGGAGTGCCTTTATTTGTCCTGAATTTAGGCCTTTACTGAATGGCATTGAG tatgCAGACTCTTTCAACTTCAACCCACACAAATTGCTTTTAGTCAACTTTGACTGTTCTGCAATGTG GGTGAAGAAGAGGGCAGACATCATTGGAGCTTTTAAAATGGAACCTCTCTACCTGAAGCATGAAAACCAAGAGTCAG GTCTGGTCACAGATTACAGA CACTGGCAGATTCCACTGGGAAGAAGATTTCGCTCTCTGAAGTTGTGGTTTGTGTTTCGAATGTACGGGCTGAAAGGCCTGCAAGCTCACATACGAAAG CAACATTTCCTCCCATCTCTGACCGCATTGCTGCTCGTTTTTTCCTTCAAATCCTTCACGGCTGAATGCCTGGCTCTCTGCGTTCCCttttctcctccacctcctccctctgGTCTGCTCCGTCAATCAAATGAGCCTGTTTCATGTTTATTCTCCATTTTAGATAAAGTGGCAGCTTCTGAGAAGAATTACTGCAGCTACGTACAAATAAGGCGCAAGATTGTGGCCACTTTATTTTGA
- the ddc gene encoding aromatic-L-amino-acid decarboxylase isoform X1: MDAAEFRRRGKEMVDYVADYLENIEQRPVYPDLEPGYLRSLIPTEAPLEPESYEEIMHDVERVIMPGITHWHSPNFFAYFPAASSYPAMVADMLCGAIGCIGFSWAASPACTELETVMLDWLGKMLHLPESFIAGTHGHGGGVIQGTASEATLMSLLAARCKTIRQILVTDSKKSESEILSKLVAYTSDQAHSSVERAALIGAVMMRKVPTDEHYAVREEMLRKMVEEDKAAGLIPFYFCATLGTTPSCAFDHIMELGPLCNKENMWMHIDAAYAGSAFICPEFRPLLNGIEYADSFNFNPHKLLLVNFDCSAMWVKKRADIIGAFKMEPLYLKHENQESGLVTDYRHWQIPLGRRFRSLKLWFVFRMYGLKGLQAHIRKQVALAKEFESLVRADKRFEICAEVVLGLVCFRLKGSNELNQNLLKKITKSRELHLVPCQLSGRFVLRFAICARRTESRHIQQAWRHITQLAFELLQEQPH; this comes from the exons ATGGATGCAGCAGAGTTCCGACGCAGAGGCAAGGAGATGGTTGACTACGTGGCAGACTACTTGGAAAACATAGAACAGCGACCAGTGTACCCGGATCTGGAACCAGGATATCTCCGTTCTTTAATCCCCACTGAGGCCCCACTTGAGCCTGAGAGTTATGAGGAAATAATGCACGATGTGGAGAGGGTCATAATGCCAGGG ATCACCCACTGGCACAGCCCAAACTTCTTTGCTTACTTTCCAGCAGCTTCCTCCTACCCCGCTATGGTGGCTGATATGCTGTGTGGGGCCATCGGCTGCATTGGATTTTCCTGG GCTGCCAGTCCAGCCTGCACCGAGCTGGAGACAGTGATGTTAGACTGGCTTGGGAAGATGCTGCATCTGCCTGAGAGTTTTATAGCCGGGACACATGGCCATGGAGGTGGTGTTATTCAG GGCACAGCCAGTGAAGCGACCCTGATGTCCTTGCTCGCTGCCCGATGTAAAACGATCCGACAGATCTTGGTGACAGACTCTAAAAAGTCTGAATCTGAAATCCTCTCTAAACTGGTGGCATATACCTCTGACCAG GCTCATTCCTCTGTGGAGCGGGCCGCCCTGATTGGAGCAGTAATGATGAGGAAGGTTCCTACTGACGAACACTACGCTGTTAGAGAGGAAATGCTGAGGAAGATGGTGGAGGAAGACAAAGCAGCTGGTCTCATCCCTTTCTAT ttttgcGCGACTCTTGGGACCACACCATCATGTGCATTTGATCATATCATGGAGCTGGGACCGCTTT GTAATAAGGAAAACATGTGGATGCACATTGATGCAGCTTATGCTGGGAGTGCCTTTATTTGTCCTGAATTTAGGCCTTTACTGAATGGCATTGAG tatgCAGACTCTTTCAACTTCAACCCACACAAATTGCTTTTAGTCAACTTTGACTGTTCTGCAATGTG GGTGAAGAAGAGGGCAGACATCATTGGAGCTTTTAAAATGGAACCTCTCTACCTGAAGCATGAAAACCAAGAGTCAG GTCTGGTCACAGATTACAGA CACTGGCAGATTCCACTGGGAAGAAGATTTCGCTCTCTGAAGTTGTGGTTTGTGTTTCGAATGTACGGGCTGAAAGGCCTGCAAGCTCACATACGAAAG CAAGTGGCGCTGGCAAAAGAGTTTGAGAGCCTGGTAAGAGCAGACAAGAGGTTTGAGATCTGTGCTGAAGTTGTTCTCGGACTGGTCTGCTTCAGACTTAAG GGCTCCAATGAGCTGAACCAGAACTTACTTAAAAAGATCACGAAGAGCAGAGAGCTCCACCTGGTGCCCTGCCAGCTCTCCGGGCGCTTCGTCCTGCGCTTCGCCATCTGTGCACGCAGGACTGAGTCGCGCCACATCCAGCAAGCATGGCGCCACATCACACAGCTAGCTTTTGAGCTTCTGCAGGAGCAGCCACATTGA